AATGGTGATGCCTTCACTGCTGAAAAAATTGCTAACCCTGCAAACTTTGACACAACCAAACGTGTTGGCACACTGCTGGGAAGCGATGATGTAATGGAATTTGTCGGCATAGCCGCTGGCGAATTTTATGCAGTGAATACCAGTACCAATCAACTCACTGCGATCAACTGGATAGACGCCAATACCTCACCCGCACCGAGTGCATTAGCCTATGGCTTTGCCGATAGCGGTGAATTATTTGTGATACTGGATAGTCAAGGCTGGTTAACACTGTTAAATACCAACGACTGGTCGGTAAAAAGTCGAATCCAAGCCGTTACCAGCAACATCGCTGCACTGCCCAGTGGCAGCCGCTTTGAGCTGGCACTGACACCGGGTCACATAGCCTATGTGAGTGATCCTATCGCCAACCAAATCAAGGCCATTGATTTGGATGAAGGCACCGTAAGCACCAGCTTGCAATTGAATTTTGTACCCAACAAATTCACCTGGCTTGGCATCGCTGACCCACAGGGCAGTCATCACTGATATTGGTTAGTCAGGAGCGGGGCAAACATCCTCTCAAGAAAGGGTCGTCAATGATGAATTGACGACCCTTTTTTATCGCCAATCCTTAATTAAGCATAAACCGCTTTTCCCGACTCTCGCCGACTGCGAAGTTCAGATAGCATATCCCGCTCAGTCAGATTCGTCGCCCATGCAGGACGTAGTTGGTAGTGTGGCTGGTCGACAATTGTCTTCCAGTTCCCACCCCACTCTAGCCCTATCTCTGTACCCAATATTCCCACGGCCTTATATTTGGGTGAATCCCCTAAATATTTGCTACCTTCAAAAACACCTATATCAAATGCGATACCAAAATTGTGATTAGAGTAACCGCCACGTGCATTGGTTACCTTGTTGCCAGGAGCAGTACGCCCTTGGGCATAAAGTGCATTTTGCTCGTCATAGGTACGCAAGCCACTGATTACCTTAATGGTAATAGCATTCGCCGCCGCTTTGTGTACCAACGCCCGCGCATAAGATTGAACCTCAGGCAACAGAGTTGAAATAATCTTTTCGCTACGCGAATCAACCAAATCGGTTACCGCTGTTGCAATTATTTTAGTGTTAGCAGGTTTGCAAATCTTTCTGTAAATGGCCCCCCAGGTTTCAGGACCAGCCTTACCATCTACCCCTATACCCAATTCGGTCTGTATCGCTGTAATCATTTCATCAATACGCATTCCCATCTCCTTGTCTTAGCCTGTTAGTCATGACGAAAGAACCGCCCAAAATATGCAGCGCTCACGCCAACTATTTAGATCACAGCGAACGGGGTCAGGTAAATGCCTGCATTAGCACAAATTTGCATGTGAAAAACGGCTGATAGGAATGAATTATTGCATTGAGGGAAATGTGTACTACAACTGTAAAAGGCTATTGGTAATTATTACGCCAACAACAGTGTCCTATAGCTATGCTAAATAGCCCCTCCATTTTCACCTCACAGGTTTAAGACGGAATTTACAATGATGACTCTATCCACTGGTTTAATAAAAGTTACCCGCTTCACCATGCTGTTAGCACTACTCTCTGCCATTCTCAGCAGTTGCTCTTCCATCAAATACCGCGAAATGCAAGCTGCATCTCCTGAGCTTAAAGGGCTAAAAACCTACCATTGGGAACGACCTGCACTCGATGCAGCCAGTGGTGCCAATGCACAGCAGTTTGATGCAACCTTCCGCGCGGAAATCGATAAAGGAATGGCCATCAAAGGTTATGTGTATTCAGCAGATAATGCGCAATTATTATTGGATTATCGTATTGCGGTGGTCACTCGCCCTGGAATAGAGGAGCCCAACTACGGCCCACATTGGATACGCGATGACACAGGCAATTTCCGCTTTACCGGCTGGGAAGATCCGCAGGGTGCCAGCAACTTGCTTGAACATGGCATTATCACAATCAGTATGCGCGCAACACGCACCGAACACTTATTATGGGAAGGTGGTGCCAGTAAACTGCTGACCTCTGGTGTCGAACAAACCAACCCCGTCAGCGCAGCAAAAACAGCAGCCAGTGTATTACTGCATCGAATTCCAGCACCGCGCTAAATGCGCGACAACTTGATCAATCAGCCTACTAAAACACAGGAGCCTGTATATGTTTAGAGGAATTCATTCGCGTCATCTTGTCATTGCATTACTATGCAGTATTGCACTGCCCGCTGCAGCGAGTAATTTTGGGTTCATGAAAAACACCTTACCCAGCCAGCTGTCCGATAGCGAAATGCAGCAATTAAAAACAGAAATCAATCGCGTACTGGAAGAAAATCCCGATAAAAAAATCACGCAGTGGCAGGCACCTGAAGCCAAAGTGAATGTAAAAATCCTTCCCAAGCTCAGCTACACTGAAGCCGGAAATCCCTGTCGCCGCACGTTATTACATTTCTCGGCACCACAAAAAAATCCAGAGAACTACGGCTTTACCATTTGCAAAAACACGGAAAATAAATGGCACATTACACAATCTCGCTTGCAAACCCTAAGCGATACCGATATCACCCTGATTGAAACTCATTCTCTGCAAGCGTTAAATGACAACAACATAGGCACGCCAGTTACCTGGTTTAATGCCAAATCCAAAATTAACGGGACAGTGGTACTGGTTGGTGCAGCCAGAAAAAATCAGCAGCACTGTAAAACCATTGCCATCAGCTTGTTTGATGCCGATGGCACATCCTTGGAGGGGCAATATTTATTGTGCAAAACCGATAGCGGCTGGAAACAAGAGGGCAGCGTTAACAAGTAATAAAAACTCCAACCAAAGCTCTGATAAAAATCGGAGCTTCGGTTGATTGTTGCCAGCAATAAAACAGAACACATATGAACATAAAACAGCAGGTTAACGACATGTAATTATTTTCACGCAAAGAATTCGATCATGACTTTACTCACAAGATTTAGCCAATCAGGAAAACATTTATGCGTTGGCATATTAGCAGCTTGCCTAATAAGCTGCTCCGAGCCATCTCCCCCCACCTCAATAAAAGCGGCAGATAGCATCTATTTCGGCGGCACCATTATTACCCTCAACGACACCCAACCTAAGGCCGAAGCCATTGCAGTTGAAGACGGAAAAATTATTGCCGTTGGCAACTATGTCGATATAGAAAGATCACACAAAAGCGCGCAGACACAGTTGATTGATTTACACGGAAAAACGCTGGTACCAGGGTTTATTGACGGTCACTCGCATTTTAGTGAAGTGGGCACACAAACCGTATTGGCTAACCTGCTCCCGCCACCGGATGGATCGGCAAAAAACATCGCCGATTTGCAAAAAACCATGCGCGATTTTATTGCGACATCACCTATTGTAAAAAAGCACGGCGTTGCTATCGGCATGAACTATGACGATTCACAACTTGCCGAACACCGCCACCCCACACGCCACGATTTAGATGCAATTTCTACCGAATTACCCATTATGGTCACACACCAATCCGGGCATTTTGGTGCGCTCAATAGTAAAGCGCTGGAACAAGTCGGCATTACTGCCGCCAGTGTTGCACCTGATGGCGGGGTCATCCGGCGCGAAGCGGATGGCAAAACGCCCAATGGGGTACTCGAAGAAAATGCATTTTTTAGCGTGGTTTATAAAATATTTCCAGCATTCACTCCTGATGAAATTGCCGCGCAGCTTCAGGCCTCTGAAAAGATTTATCTAGCAAATGGCTTCACTACCATTCAGGATGGAAAAACCACCAAAGATAATTTAAAACTATTAATGGCTATGTCAGAAGCAGGGACACTCAAGGCAGATGTAGTTTCCTATCCCGATATTGTGACCTTTGGTGATGATCCCCTACTACAAAGCCCACTAATGTCACGCCACTATAAAAATCATTTACGCATGGGCGGCGTAAAATTAACATTGGATGGTTCACCACAAGGTAAAACCGGTTGGTTTACCGTACCTTATTTTAAAGTGCCGGAAGGTCAGCCTGAAACCTATGCGGGCTACCCGGCCTTTAGCGATGAAAAATTAAACGAATGGATACTGCTGGCTTATAAAAACAATTGGCAAGTCCTTGGACATTGCAGTGGTGATGCAGCGGTTGAACAATTTATCAATGCAGTGCGTAACGCGCAAAAAATCTATCCCGGCACCAATCATCGTCCGGTTATTATTCATGGCCATTTTATTCGCGCCGATCAAGTCCCTGCGATTAAAGAGCTCGGCATTTTCGTTTCGGCCTTTCCGTTACATACATTTAATTGGGGTGACTGGCACCGCGAGTCCGTTGTGGGGCCAGAGCGGGCTGAGAACATTTCACCGACAGGATGGTTTTTGACACAGGATGTTCCATTCAGCATCCATTCCGATGCCCCGGTCATTTTCCCCGACTCCATGCAATTAATTGGAACAGCGGTAAATCGCACTACACGCAGTGGTTATGTATTGGGCGCTGAACATCGCCTTGAACCATTGGCAGCGCTTAAAGCCATGACATTATCTGCTGCCTATCAGCATTTTGAAGAAGCCACCAAGGGTTCCATTGAAGTTGGAAAACTGGCTGATTTTGTTGTACTCGCCGAAAACCCGCTAACCAAAACCCGTGCAAACTTAAAGCAAATAAGGGTTCTGGAAACGATCAAAGAAGGAAAAAGTGTTTATCGCTCAACAGAGTATGAAAAATAAAAATGCTTTTAGATTTTAATCTGCCTTCCCTTGGCGTCTACAAAATGTCCTGTCTGGCGCCATATGGAAATCAACCACAATATCTACAATAAACATGCAGAAAAAGTAATGCCCACCGCATTACTTTTCACTATTTTGTTTGATGACACGCGGCTCTGCGACAGGAATCAACTTGCCATCACGCCACTCAATAGCTTGTGACGCACCCATACTGGGCCAGACCTTAAGGTCATGTCCCTTTTGTTTTAACGCCTGTTGGATGTCGGCTGGCATAGCCGCTTCCACAAATAGCATATTGGGATTCCACTGCTGATGAATACGCGGCTGCGCCATTGCTTCAGCAACGGGCATACCATCATGTAGGCTATACAACAGGGTTTGCACCACTTGTGAAATAATCGTGGGGCCACCGGCAGCACCGAGCGTCATCACCGGTTGATTACCTTTAAATACCAGTGTCGGACTCATACTTGATAGCGGTCGCTTGCGCGCCGCAATTGCATTTGCATCTGAACCAACCAGACCAAATGCATTGGCAGCACCCACCTGTGCAGAAAAATCATCCATTTGGTTATTGAGTACCACTCCCGTACCTGGAATAACCACCTTACTGCCAAAACTGGTATTGACGGTGGAGGTAATGGCAACCCAATTTCCCTGCAAATCAGCCGCAGCAATATGAGTGGTGTGTTTATTCATCAGATGTTGGATATCTGCTTCCGGATTACCATAACGAATATCCGCTGTAGTTTTTTCCAGGCTGATTTTTTGGGCAATACTGCGCGCGTAATTTTTATCCGTCAGTCCGGCAGGTATACGCGTAAAATCCGCATCGCCCAACCAGTGGGCGCGATCAGCAAACGCAAATTTCATCGCCTCTGCAATCAGGTGATAGCGCTCGCTGGTAGTCATTTTTGTCAAATCAAATTGTTCGAGGATATTCAGGATTTGCGCTACATGAGTACCACCGGAGCTGGGCGGAGGAAAACCGTAAAGCGTGAACCCCGCAAATTCGGACACAACCGGTTTACGCATTTTTATTTGATAATTGGAAAAATCCTTACGCGTAATCAAGCCACCATTGAGCTGCATCCAACGCTCGGTTTTGCGCGCAAAATCGCCCTGATAAAAATACGCGGCACCCTGCTTGGCAATTGCGCGATAAGTCGCCGCTAAATCCGCTTGCTTCAACGTATTGCCTGCATCCCAAGGCTGTTGCTTGTCGTCGAGGTAAATCGCGGCGCTGGCAGGGAATTTCGCTAAATCAGGCGCAGTGGCTGCCAATCGCTCCGCAAGGCTACGGGATACCACAAAACCTTTATCCGCCAACTCGGCGGAGGGCAAAATTAAATCGCGCCAACGCAATACCGCGCCCAGCTGTCGCAACTTATCCAATGCCAATACCGAACCGGGAATACCTACCGCCAGCGCACCGGTACGGCTCAGCTCAGGATCAGCTTTGCCATTCACCAAAAACATATCACGCGTTGCCGCCGCCGGCGCCATTTCACGGCCATCAATCGCCAGCACTCTGCCATCAGCCAAGCGCACCAGAATAAAACAGCCCCCACCAATACCCGAGTTATGGCCGTCCACCACCCCCAACGCAAAGGTAGCTGCAATTGCCGCATCCAATGCATTACCGCCACGCGCTACCACATCCATTGCAATCTGCGTGGCATAAGGACTCACCGTCGCTACCGCTACCTTGCTATCGGCACTGACGCTGGCGTAATCGCTTGCCGGTTTAACCAAAGAAGGCATTTGCCCAGTATCCGTTACTGCAGTAACGGAGGCACACAGGAAACCACTCAAAACAAAAACAACAAGCCACCCATTTTTCATAATTATGTCCAGGGTAATGATTAATCATGCAGGTAAGTAAAGAGATAATGAATGATGAAGCATACAAGCTGTTGATGGATGCAGCAAACAGGGAGGAAAATTAACAAGGCAGGGAAGAGGCCAAATGAGCGATAAGGCGCAAGATAATAAAAATGTATACGTCTATGAGAATTAAAAAAATAGTGTTGTTTGAAGCAGTTGTGCGCAGAATATATAACTACATTCTGCGCACCAACCATCCCTATTAAAAAATCAATGCCTCTGCTGGTTTCAGGATAATGCGTTTGCCCAAGTCTCTTTCTTGCCCACTGAGTTTTTCAGTGCGCGCTCCTTGTAGCGATTTTGGCAATTCCACCTCGGCAGCAGCGGTAGAACTCAGGTTGATGACCACCCACACACTGCCGGTTTTGCCGAGCGCTTCCACTAACCAGACATCCTGATTTTCTACCGGGTAGTAACGGATTTCATCCGGTTGTTTAAGCGTTGGATTGGCGTTGCGCACGGCGATCAATCGCTTGTAGTGATTAAGCAGGGAATTTTCATCGGCACTTTGCGCGGCGACGGACAAGCCTTTACCTTGCAGCCCTTGCCAGTAATGCGCAAACCAGCCTTCGTGGTTTTGCACCCACGGGAACCATTTTCCTTGATCCAACCAGAAGTTGGCCGTGCTATTAAAACCAGCGGAGGGTTCGTCTGCCCATTGCATAATGGCGCGACGATATTGGTCGTCGCCGGTTTTATATTGCGACATACCAATTTCTTCACCGTAATACATATACAAAGTACCGGGCGTAGTCATCAATAAACTGGCGGCGATTTTCGCTTTATTCATGTCATTATTGAGCGACAACATGATACGGTTTTGATCGTGATTGGTGAGGAAGGGGGCGAAATAATTCATCGGCGCCGCGGCTTTGCGCGCGTGCAAATTGGCCCACAGGTTTTCGCGATTTTGTTGCAACTTATTATTGCCGAGCGTACCGAAATCGGCGCTTTGTTTAACGGCAGGATTGAGTATATCAATCACCATAGTGCCAAAATCAAAATCAAACGCGGAATCCAAACCTTTGCCATTATCGCGGTATTTGCCGATAGTGTTTAAATCAGCCCAGGCTTCGGCAACTAACATGGCATCGGGTTTTATGGATTTCACATGTTGGGTAAACAGTGTCCAGTAATCGATTGTGCCTTGGGTATCGGCTTGTAATGGATAACCGCCCTCTTCCACCGCGTAGCGCACCGCATCCAAACGGAAACCGTCCACACCTTTTTCCAACCAGAAGGTGGCAAGTTTATTTAATTCATCGATCACTACTTGCTTGGTGAGATTTAAATCCGGCTGGCTACTACCGAATGCACCGTAATAATAGGCGTTGCGGGTTTCGTTCCAGTGCCATACGGCTGCCGGATTGGATTCGCTGGACCAAGGTTGACCCCAACCGCTCGCGGGTCGCTCATCGCGCCAGATGAAATAATCTTCGTAACCTGCTTCTTTGTTTGCGGATTTAATAAACCAGTCGTGTTTGTCGGAAATGTGGTTGAGCACTAAATCCAGAATGACTTTGATATCGCGTTTGTGCGCTTCGGCGATAAAATTTTCAAATTCTTCCATGGTGCCGTAATCGGATTCAACCTTGTAAAAATCCTGGAAGTCATAACCGTGATAAGACGGCGCTTCAAATACCGGCGTGAGCCAAATACCATTCACCCCCAGATCTTTTAGGTAATCCAGCTTGCTGGTCATGCCGTTAAAATCGCCACTGCCATCACCGTCAGCATCGTAAAAAGAGCGCGGCCAGATCTCGTAAATAATGGCGTTGTGCCACCAGGCGTTGGCATCTTCATTGATCGCGAGGGATTGATAGGCCGTACTGCTGGTAGCGGCACTGGCGAGCGTTTGGTGTTGCGGGGAAGAAGTGCCGGAGTCGGAACAGCCAGCAAATAAGCTGGCGGCGATAAACAGGGAAAGCAGGCGTTTCATTAGCAAGGCTCCGTGAGGTATTAGCGTTATAAGACTGAGCTTTGTGAGTAAAGCCCATTCATAACACCGGTGCCAAGCCCTGTGTGGTTGTGACGCCTATGAATACGTATGCGCCAGCTTAATTATTGCTCTCTTCGTCGATTTTAGCGGCGAGCACCTTATCGATACGGCGACCATCCATATCCACAATCTCCAACTGCCAACCGGGGATCTGTGCCTTGTCGCCAGTGACCGGCATACGCCCGATCAACAGCATCATTAACCCATTGAGAGTTTGATAGTTGCCCTCTTCCGGCAATTCGGCAAGTCCAAGGCAATCCTTGATATCCAATACCGGCAACATACCATCGAGCAGGAAAGAACCATCATCGCGGCGAATAATGAACGCATCTTCATCGTCTTCACTGATGAACTCACCGGTGAGTGCTTCAAGCAAATCCTGCAGGGTCACTATGCCTTTCAGATCGCCATACTCATCCACCACAAACACCATTTGGCTGTGTGAGGAACGGAAGAACTCCAGCAGCTCCATCGCCGTGAGCGATTCGGGAACAACCTCGCAAGGTTGCGCCATAGTCGCCAAATCCACCTGATTGCCGCGAATGGCTTCTGCCAGCAATTCTTTGGCATTGATGATGCCAATCAGGTTGTCGTTTTGCTTGGTACAGACCGGAAAACGCGAGTGGGGCGATTGCATTACCCGCTGGTAGTTTTCTTCCAGCGAGAGCGTGGTATCCAAATAGATCACATCGGCGCGCGGCACCATGAGGGAGACAATACTGCGCGCTTCCAGTCGCAATACATTTTTCACCATGGTGTGTTCCTGGGCTTCCAGAATGCCGGAACTTGAACCCTCTTCCAAAATCGCGTGAATATCCTCTTCGGTAACCTGATGTCCCTGCATCTGGTTAAATCCAAGGATACGCATCAGGTAGAGAGTCGACATGGACAAGAGCGCCACAAAGGGCTTGGTGATAATCGCCAGCAGTTGCATTGGCCTTGCCATGGTACAGGCGATGCGCTCAGCACTGATCTGGCCGATACGCTTGGGCACCAATTCACCCACCACAATGGATAAATAAGTCACCACTACCACCACCAGAACTGTTGCGACGTTATCGCTGATATTGGTTGGCAACCCCAGGGTTTGCAACCAGAGTGCAAACGGCTCGGCAAATGCGGACTCGCCAAAAATACCGTTCATAATGCCAATGGAGGTAATACCAATTTGCACGGTGGACAAAAATTGGGTAGGGTCCTCTGCCAGTTTCAACGCGGCAGCAGCGGAGCGATTGCCTTTGGCCGCCAGCGCACTGAGGCGGGATTTCTTTGCAGTGACAATAGCAATCTCCGACATCGCAAAGATGCCGTTGAGCACAATTAAACCCAGCAATACAAATATTTCCATAACCGCCTACTAAATAGCTTTAATTTGTGGAGCCTTTTGATCCACACTACCCGGGAGCGAGCGAGTATAGCACTATTCAAAAACACGCCAATTAACCTCAACCCACCCATTAGCAGGATTGATTTAGAGAGCCCATCACCAAGGATTTTATGAAGACAACAGCATTGCCCAGCCAGCCGTTAGAGCAGCAAGCTACCTCAACCCCAATCAACGCAACGCATCCTGTCACTGGCAATGTGGCTCGTGAAGATGCGACTGCTATTGCCAAACATTTTTCACAATACCTGAAACCGCAGATTGCATTGAGCGAAGAACTCAAACGTGAAGTGTACAAATTGCGCCATAAAGTCTATTGCGAAGAGCTGCATTTTGAGGATGAAAAGCCCCAGCACATGGAGCAGGACGAATTTGACCCACGCTCGGTACACTGTGCTATTCGCCACCTCAACAGCAACCAGCTCGCCGGTACGGTGCGGGTCATCACCACCAAACACAGCACTGAATTATTACCCTTGCAACAATACTGCGCCCATGCGATTACGCATGAGAGCCTTGCACCGACTAATTTCCTGCCGCATCAGATCTGTGAGCTATCGCGCCTCGCGGTGCCCGCGTTGTTTCGCAAACGCATCACCGACAAACAAGATGGTGCGGCGATTGGGGTTATTAATGAAGAGTCATTTTCAGCCCACGAAATGCGCGCGTTTCCTTATATCGCGGTCAGCCTGTATTTATCTGCCATGGCGCTCTGCCACAAAACCCGCCGCGTCCACATTTATTTAATGATGGAACCACGCCTGGCGCGCAGCCTGAAATTTGTAGGAATCCACTGCACACAACTGGGGCCGGTAATTGAATACCACGGACAGCGTGCGGCCTATTATGTAGATGTACGTGAAGCACGTCGGACCTTAAACCCCGGCTATCGCAAATTACTCACATTTATTGAAGCAGAACTGTTTGATCATACTCAGATCACTGTCTGAATCCCCCAACAGCCTCACTTACAAAACTACGTTCTGCAGACTATTAACGACTGGGTGATAAACCACCCAGCCGCCCAATATTGTCTCGACAACGAGTGATCACAGGTTTTTATTGCCTTTGCACTTGAGAAGAATTATCATTAACACCAGTTTGTTATTCGCTTCTTTGTGTGTTTTATTGACTTCTTTCCTAAGGCCAGCATTTCGTTCATGTCATCCAAACATAGCTCACTGATTTCCTTACTGCTCGTTACTGGTGTGCATGTGGGTGTATTAGCTGCCGTTGTCATGTCAACGTCCGACCCTGTGCCAGTTGACATCATTCAACCGACTATTCAGGGCGTTATCGTGATGGCCGAACCAGAAGCAGCGCCACCGCCGCCTGAACCGCCACCTCCTCCGCCCCCGGAAAAAAAGCCCGAACCTAAGCCCAAGCCAAAACCGAAGCCGGTGCCCAAAGCACCACCATCAGAGCGCGCGGTAAAGGCACCGGAACCGGAGCCCGCTCCGCCGCCACCGCCAGTGGAAAAACCGTCCGAACCAAAACCGGCGGCGCCCGCGCCGGTTTTGCCGCCGCGTGCAGATGCTGGCCAGATCAGCAATCCGGCTCCTGCCTACCCGAGTTTGTCGCGCCGCTTGCGTGAAGAGGGTTTGGTTGTACTGGAGATTTTGATTCTCACGGACGGCAGCGTCGGCGAGATAAAACTAAAAGCATCCAGCGGTTTTAAACGCCTGGATGACGCGGCGATTAATGCGGTAAAACGCTGGCGCTACCAGCCGGCAACCCAAGGTGGCAAAGCCATCGATTTTTGGTACGAACAACCACTCGAATTTAATTTGCATTAATTTTGATACTCATACTGCTACAACGAGGTTTTTATGGATTCACCATACGGCATAGCTTCTATCTGGGCACAAGGCGACGCGCTGATCAAAGGCGTGGCGATCATGCTGCTCATCATGTCCATCGCAAGCTGGTGGGTAATTGTGGTGCGCGCCTGGGGTTTATGGCGCCTGCGTCACCCGGCACAGGGCTTGAACGATTTCTGGCACGCCCAGAGTTTTGCTGAAGGCTTGCGCACTTTGGGTGAAGACCGCACTACCCCATTTCGCCATTTGGCAGAAGAAGGTCAAGCAGCACTGGATCACCACAGCAATCACAAGGACGACCTGCATGGTCACCTACCTTTGGCTGAATGGCTTACTGCTTGCCTGCGCGGTTCAATCGATGAAAGTGCCGAGCGCCTGCAACGCGGCTTGGCGATTCTCGCATCGGTGGGTTCTACAGCGCCATTTATCGGCCTGTTTGGTACTGTTTGGGGGATTTACCACGCACTGGTAGGTATTGGCGTGTCAGGCCAGGCCAGTATTGATAAGGTGGCAGGCCCTGTAGGCGAGGCGTTGATCATGACCGCCTTTGGCTTGGCAGTCGCGATTCCGGCAGTATTAGGTTACAACGCACTGACTCGCGCCAACAAAGGCGTGCTCAATAAACTCAACCGTTTTGCCCATCAGTTACATGCCTATTTCATCACCGGCAGCCCGATGCAAAACAAAGGCACTATCACCAAACTGAGTCCGCGCAATACCAGTCCGCGCAAAGAGGGTTAAGCCATGGCTTTTGGTGGAGGTCTCGACGACGATAATGAAGTCATGAACGAAATCAACATGACACCACTGGTGGATGTGATGTTGGTATTGTTGATTATTTTTATTATCACCGTGCCAGTATTAACGCACTCGGTAAAAGTAGATTTGCCGCGC
The nucleotide sequence above comes from Cellvibrio sp. PSBB023. Encoded proteins:
- a CDS encoding energy transducer TonB → MSSKHSSLISLLLVTGVHVGVLAAVVMSTSDPVPVDIIQPTIQGVIVMAEPEAAPPPPEPPPPPPPEKKPEPKPKPKPKPVPKAPPSERAVKAPEPEPAPPPPPVEKPSEPKPAAPAPVLPPRADAGQISNPAPAYPSLSRRLREEGLVVLEILILTDGSVGEIKLKASSGFKRLDDAAINAVKRWRYQPATQGGKAIDFWYEQPLEFNLH
- a CDS encoding MotA/TolQ/ExbB proton channel family protein encodes the protein MDSPYGIASIWAQGDALIKGVAIMLLIMSIASWWVIVVRAWGLWRLRHPAQGLNDFWHAQSFAEGLRTLGEDRTTPFRHLAEEGQAALDHHSNHKDDLHGHLPLAEWLTACLRGSIDESAERLQRGLAILASVGSTAPFIGLFGTVWGIYHALVGIGVSGQASIDKVAGPVGEALIMTAFGLAVAIPAVLGYNALTRANKGVLNKLNRFAHQLHAYFITGSPMQNKGTITKLSPRNTSPRKEG